The Rattus rattus isolate New Zealand chromosome X, Rrattus_CSIRO_v1, whole genome shotgun sequence genome has a window encoding:
- the LOC116889155 gene encoding protein BEX1, giving the protein MESKDQGAKNLNMENDHQKKEEKEEKPQDTIKREPVVAPTFEAGKNYAPRGGRRRFRVRQPISHYRWDLMHRVGEAQGRMRDENVQRFGEDMRHLMGKLRERQLSHSLRAVSTDPPHHDHNDEFCLMP; this is encoded by the coding sequence ATGGAGTCCAAAGATCAAGGAGCAAAAAATCTCAACATGGAAAATGACCatcagaaaaaggaggaaaaggaagaaaagccgCAAGATACCATCAAAAGGGAGCCGGTTGTGGCCCCCACTTTTGAGGCTGGCAAAAATTATGCGCCTAGAGGAGGTCGCAGGCGGTTCCGCGTTAGGCAGCCCATTTCCCACTATAGATGGGACCTGATGCACAGGGTTGGAGAGGCCCAGGGCAGGATGAGAGATGAGAATGTGCAAAGGTTTGGGGAGGATATGAGACACCTCATGGGCAAGTTGAGGGAGAGGCAGCTGAGCCATAGTCTGCGGGCGGTGAGCACTGACCCCCCTCACCATGACCACAATGATGAGTTTTGCCTTATGCCCTGA